In one window of Pseudodesulfovibrio sediminis DNA:
- a CDS encoding ABC transporter substrate-binding protein — MRRREFMKLAAMGATGALMAGLPGMSMASSAKEVNWLTWENLAYDKYIADFVKSSGISIQKGFIGSDDEQFAKIRAGGGSDWDLITPGLDKVELYVAAGLLQPLDLAKIPNAAKLYSPFKNTSLGKKDGQTYGIPFYWGINPIVYRADLMDEEPDWSTLFEGTKYKGRLAMRDYALEGIAIAAMYVGIDRDRIFKMDDKELAECKKACISQKKLLRTYWNSIADLTNLFAAGEVVCAFSWVPPYYDLRAKGIDMGMAKPKEGVIGWCDTCAIPQGTTPESAAAAHELINFVLGPDYGHKLALDGPYAISTSTARDSLSAEEQDRIFIKDLSVMDNFVWKENPSDYGKWVRIWNEVKAS; from the coding sequence ATGCGTAGAAGAGAATTCATGAAACTGGCGGCAATGGGAGCAACTGGAGCACTGATGGCCGGCCTCCCCGGCATGTCCATGGCGTCATCAGCCAAAGAGGTGAACTGGCTCACCTGGGAGAACCTCGCCTATGACAAATACATTGCGGATTTCGTCAAAAGCTCAGGCATTTCCATTCAAAAAGGCTTTATCGGCTCCGATGACGAACAGTTCGCCAAGATCCGTGCCGGTGGCGGTTCCGACTGGGACCTCATCACCCCCGGACTGGACAAGGTTGAGCTCTATGTCGCTGCGGGTCTCCTCCAGCCGCTCGATCTCGCCAAAATCCCCAATGCCGCGAAACTGTATTCACCGTTCAAGAACACCTCGCTGGGCAAAAAAGACGGCCAGACCTACGGCATCCCCTTCTATTGGGGCATCAACCCCATCGTATACCGTGCCGATCTGATGGATGAAGAGCCTGATTGGTCCACCCTGTTCGAGGGCACCAAATACAAAGGCCGCCTGGCCATGCGTGACTACGCACTGGAAGGCATCGCCATCGCCGCCATGTATGTCGGTATTGATCGCGACCGTATTTTCAAAATGGACGACAAGGAACTGGCCGAATGCAAAAAGGCCTGCATCTCCCAGAAGAAACTGCTGCGCACCTACTGGAACTCCATTGCCGACCTCACCAACCTCTTTGCAGCTGGCGAAGTCGTCTGCGCATTCTCCTGGGTGCCGCCCTACTACGATCTCCGCGCCAAGGGCATCGACATGGGCATGGCCAAACCCAAGGAAGGCGTCATCGGCTGGTGTGACACCTGCGCCATTCCGCAGGGCACCACACCGGAAAGCGCTGCCGCGGCACACGAACTCATCAACTTCGTGCTCGGCCCCGACTACGGCCACAAGCTCGCGCTTGACGGTCCGTATGCCATCAGCACCTCCACGGCCCGCGACTCCCTGTCCGCTGAAGAACAGGATCGCATTTTCATCAAGGACCTCAGCGTCATGGACAACTTTGTCTGGAAGGAGAACCCCTCCGACTACGGCAAGTGGGTCCGCATCTGGAACG
- a CDS encoding sensor histidine kinase, producing MVVILVLIRVLLLVSAFCLLVYVGRKEHVRRASGWIWVILGFGAVALGSLLQLGMNVPALQEYILFSDLETNNLFAEIFGYSLGICFVLMGVWKLAPTLYKFYVSEQKLKASEQRLQAIVNSSIQGIVIVQGGNIVFTNPSMEKMFNCTKEDLIGARAIDFIVKADQDRVYARRDAILAQKKDKSIGKYKLLTKDGDIRSALISAQYIKWDGEDAFLSIISDVTELEQIEESLSAIVNTATEAIGIFQDEHLVYCNPIMISMFGYSFEELQSIPFYDFVHPEDREMLYRRYGDRQAGKDVPNQYDCRLLTRDGTLVWVMISAGIMNWKGRVATITILTNVTERKKHEEEIRLAKKNLEARVEERTRNLSEINEQLMEINNQKSAFVSAASHEVRTPLASILGFAILVNKTLKKTVVPAVEEDAEVLAKVERAIGNLDIVKEEGERLTRLLDGILDISEIEAGRMEWRDESLLILPLVEVAMAEAKLQLSPGVSMQVKADSIAYRVFADLDRITQVVTNLLDNAVKFTNEGEIIVSICEKETDVLEIRVSDTGIGMTSEERQLVFQKYYQADSCFKGISMASKGAGLGLAISKEIVEYYGGEIGVEPGPGGVGSSFYFTLPLLRTE from the coding sequence ATGGTTGTCATATTAGTTCTCATACGAGTCCTGTTATTGGTATCAGCCTTTTGTCTGTTGGTGTACGTGGGGCGGAAAGAGCATGTGCGGCGTGCCTCCGGTTGGATCTGGGTGATTCTCGGGTTCGGCGCTGTTGCGTTGGGAAGCCTTCTCCAGTTGGGCATGAATGTGCCCGCACTTCAAGAATACATCCTGTTCTCCGATCTGGAGACCAACAATCTGTTTGCGGAAATCTTTGGGTATTCCCTGGGTATTTGTTTTGTTCTGATGGGGGTCTGGAAGCTGGCGCCGACCCTGTATAAGTTTTATGTTTCAGAGCAAAAGCTGAAGGCAAGCGAACAGAGACTGCAGGCTATCGTCAACTCTTCCATCCAAGGTATTGTGATCGTTCAGGGAGGCAATATTGTCTTCACGAATCCAAGCATGGAAAAGATGTTCAATTGTACCAAAGAAGACTTGATCGGTGCCAGGGCGATAGATTTCATCGTCAAGGCTGATCAGGACAGGGTGTATGCTCGCCGGGATGCGATCCTTGCGCAAAAGAAGGACAAAAGCATCGGCAAATACAAACTCCTGACCAAGGATGGTGATATTCGTTCTGCACTCATCTCCGCTCAATACATCAAGTGGGACGGGGAAGACGCGTTTCTAAGCATCATCTCCGATGTCACGGAGTTGGAACAGATTGAAGAGAGCCTCTCGGCCATTGTCAATACGGCGACTGAAGCCATCGGCATATTTCAGGATGAGCACCTTGTGTATTGCAACCCGATCATGATCTCGATGTTCGGGTATTCATTCGAGGAATTGCAGAGCATACCGTTCTATGACTTTGTCCATCCGGAAGACAGGGAAATGCTCTACAGGCGATATGGCGATCGTCAGGCCGGAAAGGATGTGCCCAATCAGTATGATTGCCGTCTCCTTACGCGTGACGGTACCCTTGTCTGGGTCATGATCAGTGCCGGTATCATGAACTGGAAGGGCAGGGTGGCGACCATCACCATCCTGACCAACGTGACCGAACGCAAAAAGCATGAAGAGGAGATTCGTCTGGCCAAGAAAAACCTTGAGGCCCGGGTTGAGGAGAGAACACGGAATCTCAGTGAGATCAACGAACAGCTCATGGAGATCAACAATCAGAAATCCGCTTTTGTCTCTGCGGCATCGCATGAAGTGAGGACGCCCCTTGCCTCGATTCTCGGTTTCGCCATTCTCGTGAACAAGACGCTGAAGAAAACGGTTGTTCCTGCTGTCGAGGAAGACGCTGAAGTGCTTGCCAAGGTGGAGCGGGCCATTGGAAATCTCGATATTGTCAAGGAAGAGGGAGAGCGGCTGACCCGGCTTCTCGATGGAATACTGGACATCAGCGAGATCGAGGCTGGCAGAATGGAATGGCGGGACGAATCCCTGCTGATCCTGCCTCTTGTGGAAGTGGCCATGGCAGAGGCCAAATTGCAGCTGTCGCCCGGGGTTTCAATGCAGGTGAAGGCCGACAGCATCGCGTATCGCGTGTTTGCGGATCTGGATCGTATCACCCAGGTCGTCACCAACCTGCTCGACAACGCGGTCAAGTTCACGAACGAGGGCGAGATCATCGTGTCAATTTGTGAAAAGGAAACAGATGTTTTGGAGATCCGTGTTTCGGATACCGGAATCGGGATGACGTCTGAAGAACGGCAACTGGTTTTTCAGAAATATTATCAGGCTGATTCCTGTTTCAAGGGGATATCCATGGCTTCTAAGGGAGCCGGTCTCGGATTGGCGATATCCAAGGAGATCGTCGAATATTATGGTGGCGAAATCGGTGTTGAACCTGGTCCGGGAGGCGTTGGCTCAAGCTTTTATTTCACGTTACCGTTGTTGAGGACCGAGTAG